A single window of Vibrio gazogenes DNA harbors:
- the fusA gene encoding elongation factor G — MADLSKYRNIGIFAHVDAGKTTTTERILKLTGKIHRTGEVHDGESTTDFMEQEAERGITIQSAAVTCEWKNHRLNVIDTPGHVDFTVEVYRSLKVLDGGIGVFCGSGGVEPQSETNWRYANESEVSRLIFVNKLDRMGADFFNVVEQVKNVLAATPLVMTLPIGREDEFVGVVDVLSRQAYVWDDTGLPENYEIKDVPADMVDQVDEYREYLIETAVEQDDDLMMAYMDGEEPSIEDIKRCIRKGTRDLAFFPTYCGSAFKNKGVQLVLDAVVDYLPNPTEVDPQELTDPQTGEPTGEVAKVDAAEPLKALAFKIMDDRFGALTFIRIYSGVMKKGDTILNSATGKTERIGRMVEMQADDRTEITSAQAGDIIAVVGMKNVQTGHTLCDPKHECTLEPMIFPEPVISIAVSPKDKGSTEKMGIAIGKMVAEDPSFQVETDEDSGETILKGMGELHLDIKVDILKRTYGVELEVGAPQVAYRETITKEIEDSYTHKKQSGGSGQFGKIDYRIKPGEPNSGFTFKSTVVGGNVPKEFWPAIEKGFEGMMQHGVLAGFPTLDVEVELFDGGFHAVDSSAIAFEIAAKGAFRQSMPKAGAQLLEPIMKVDVFSPEDNVGDVIGDLNRRRGMIKDQQAGATGVRIKADVPLSEMFGYIGTLRTMTSGRGQFSMEFERYSACPANVAEKVIAEVKERNAKK, encoded by the coding sequence ATGGCAGATTTATCGAAATACAGAAACATTGGTATTTTCGCGCACGTTGACGCGGGTAAAACCACTACCACTGAGCGTATTCTTAAGCTTACTGGTAAAATCCATAGAACTGGTGAGGTTCACGATGGTGAATCTACTACGGACTTCATGGAGCAGGAAGCAGAGCGCGGTATTACTATCCAATCAGCTGCGGTAACTTGTGAGTGGAAAAACCACCGTCTAAACGTTATCGATACTCCTGGACACGTTGACTTTACAGTAGAAGTATACCGTTCACTGAAAGTTCTTGATGGCGGTATCGGTGTATTCTGTGGTTCTGGTGGTGTTGAACCACAATCAGAGACCAACTGGCGTTACGCGAACGAATCAGAAGTATCTCGTCTGATCTTCGTAAATAAACTGGACCGCATGGGTGCAGACTTCTTCAACGTTGTTGAACAAGTGAAGAACGTACTGGCAGCAACTCCATTGGTAATGACTTTACCTATCGGTCGTGAAGACGAATTCGTCGGCGTTGTTGACGTATTGTCTCGTCAAGCCTACGTATGGGATGACACAGGTCTACCAGAAAACTACGAAATCAAAGATGTTCCAGCAGATATGGTTGATCAGGTAGACGAATACCGTGAGTACCTGATTGAAACTGCTGTTGAGCAAGACGACGACTTAATGATGGCTTATATGGACGGCGAAGAGCCTTCTATCGAAGACATCAAACGTTGTATCCGTAAAGGGACACGTGATCTAGCATTTTTCCCAACTTACTGTGGTTCTGCATTTAAGAACAAAGGTGTTCAGCTGGTTCTGGACGCAGTTGTTGATTATCTGCCAAACCCAACAGAAGTTGATCCACAAGAACTGACTGATCCACAAACTGGTGAACCAACTGGTGAAGTGGCGAAAGTAGACGCAGCAGAACCACTGAAAGCGTTGGCATTCAAAATCATGGATGACCGCTTTGGTGCTCTGACCTTCATCCGTATCTACTCAGGTGTGATGAAGAAAGGCGACACAATTCTTAACTCAGCAACGGGTAAAACTGAACGTATCGGCCGTATGGTTGAGATGCAGGCAGATGACCGTACTGAAATCACTTCAGCACAAGCTGGTGATATCATCGCAGTTGTTGGTATGAAGAACGTTCAAACTGGTCACACGCTGTGTGATCCAAAACACGAATGTACTCTTGAGCCAATGATCTTCCCAGAACCAGTAATCTCTATCGCGGTTTCTCCGAAAGATAAAGGTTCTACTGAGAAAATGGGTATCGCGATCGGTAAGATGGTTGCAGAAGATCCATCATTCCAAGTTGAGACTGATGAAGATTCAGGCGAAACCATCCTGAAAGGTATGGGCGAACTTCACCTGGATATCAAAGTAGACATCCTGAAACGGACTTACGGCGTTGAGCTGGAAGTTGGTGCGCCTCAGGTTGCTTACCGTGAAACGATTACCAAAGAAATCGAAGATAGCTACACACATAAGAAACAGTCTGGTGGTTCTGGTCAGTTCGGTAAGATCGACTACCGTATCAAACCAGGTGAGCCAAACTCTGGCTTTACTTTCAAATCAACTGTTGTTGGTGGTAACGTTCCTAAAGAATTCTGGCCTGCAATCGAGAAAGGCTTCGAAGGTATGATGCAGCACGGTGTTCTGGCTGGCTTCCCGACTCTGGACGTTGAAGTTGAACTGTTTGACGGTGGCTTCCACGCAGTGGATTCATCTGCAATCGCATTTGAAATCGCAGCGAAAGGCGCATTCCGTCAGTCAATGCCAAAAGCAGGCGCACAGCTTCTTGAGCCAATCATGAAAGTTGACGTGTTCTCACCAGAAGATAACGTTGGTGACGTCATCGGTGACCTGAACCGTCGTCGTGGTATGATCAAAGACCAACAAGCTGGTGCAACTGGCGTACGTATTAAAGCAGACGTTCCTCTATCAGAAATGTTCGGCTACATCGGTACACTGCGTACGATGACTTCAGGTCGTGGTCAGTTCTCTATGGAGTTCGAAAGATACTCGGCATGTCCAGCAAACGTTGCTGAGAAAGTGATTGCTGAAGTTAAAGAACGTAACGCGAAGAAGTAA
- the radA gene encoding DNA repair protein RadA, with protein sequence MAKTKRAYVCNDCGADFPRWQGQCNACGAWNTITEVRLAASPQVSRNERLSGYAGGVTETKVQTLADIDLQELPRFTSGFKELDRVLGGGVVPGAAILIGGNPGAGKSTLLLQVMCYLASGVPTLYVTGEESLQQVAMRASRLGLPKDRLRMLSETSVDRICQIAAQEQPKIMVIDSIQVMHMADVQSSPGSVSQVRESATALTRYAKQNHVALFIVGHVTKDGTLAGPKVLEHIIDCSVLLDGGTDSRFRTLRSHKNRFGAVNELGVFAMTGQGMREVSNPSAIFLSRGEEETSGSSVMVVWEGTRPLLVEIQALVDYSQLANPRRVAVGLEQNRLSLLLAVLHKHGGLMMADQDVFVNVVGGVKVTETSADLALVMALLSSFRDRALPKDVVIFGEVGLAGEIRPVPSGQERLNEAFKHGFKKAIIPHANMPKGGIEGMQIHAVKKLADAIQAFDEL encoded by the coding sequence ATGGCGAAGACAAAAAGAGCATACGTTTGTAATGATTGTGGTGCGGATTTTCCTCGCTGGCAAGGGCAATGTAATGCATGTGGTGCATGGAATACCATTACAGAAGTCAGGCTGGCGGCCTCTCCTCAGGTTTCTCGGAATGAGCGATTGAGTGGTTATGCAGGTGGCGTGACAGAAACGAAGGTTCAAACACTGGCTGATATTGACCTACAAGAATTGCCTCGTTTTACCAGTGGGTTCAAAGAGTTAGACCGTGTTTTGGGTGGCGGTGTTGTCCCCGGTGCCGCTATTTTGATCGGTGGTAATCCTGGGGCCGGGAAATCCACGTTATTGTTACAGGTCATGTGTTATCTCGCCAGTGGGGTTCCGACGTTGTATGTCACAGGTGAAGAATCGCTCCAGCAGGTTGCAATGCGCGCGTCTCGTTTGGGATTGCCGAAAGATCGGCTCCGCATGTTATCAGAAACCAGTGTTGACCGAATTTGCCAGATTGCAGCACAAGAACAGCCGAAGATTATGGTGATTGACTCGATTCAAGTCATGCATATGGCTGATGTTCAGTCATCGCCGGGCAGTGTGTCTCAAGTCCGGGAGTCTGCTACAGCATTAACTCGCTATGCGAAACAAAATCATGTAGCACTATTTATTGTCGGTCACGTAACAAAAGATGGGACGCTAGCCGGCCCGAAAGTGCTTGAACATATTATTGATTGCTCAGTGTTATTGGATGGCGGGACCGACAGTCGTTTTAGGACGCTCAGAAGTCATAAAAACCGCTTCGGGGCGGTGAACGAGCTGGGCGTTTTTGCGATGACCGGACAGGGGATGAGAGAAGTCAGTAATCCCTCTGCTATATTTTTATCCAGAGGTGAAGAAGAAACATCCGGTAGTTCAGTCATGGTTGTCTGGGAAGGCACGAGGCCACTCTTAGTTGAGATTCAAGCATTGGTGGATTACTCGCAACTTGCGAACCCACGCCGGGTGGCTGTCGGCCTTGAACAAAACCGTCTTTCTTTACTTCTGGCGGTGTTACATAAGCACGGTGGTCTGATGATGGCTGATCAAGATGTGTTTGTGAATGTGGTCGGTGGTGTGAAAGTCACTGAAACTAGTGCGGATCTGGCACTGGTGATGGCATTACTATCGAGTTTTCGGGATCGGGCTTTACCCAAAGATGTGGTCATTTTTGGGGAAGTTGGTCTTGCGGGAGAGATTCGCCCTGTACCGAGTGGTCAGGAGCGGTTAAATGAAGCTTTTAAACATGGATTTAAAAAAGCCATTATTCCTCATGCAAATATGCCGAAAGGTGGTATTGAAGGGATGCAAATCCATGCGGTGAAAAAATTGGCCGATGCGATTCAGGCATTTGATGAGCTTTAA
- a CDS encoding PilZ domain-containing protein, whose product MQKTEIRSIAEKLIPAYKSEDFEKILSQMTEGEQPSVKLLVKMELNRVMGPCTKIVDLRGRVQGECREYLLNGLRHWLDDVAFNDYYKYIKKFGGYTEGVWEALYNTRNNFRVMKERNTDNQPSLTDSDSPFEVETIQLGYDLKRRENRMKLASQVDITLSNGQKVVAVTLDFSPSGAKIKVPAAFDYKLGESIQLYFSELEQKHPHLEALQSPVEYRILGIDESLENDAVKFLRLIKLTDTQVIEQVIQEHLFNETQKARHDNQDKIMRARTRAYEHTFLKHACQLPVFFEGDKLKVVLLTESNHNIWQYWHDERNQQSLGNLFNQQRMSLLAKQGVSESSNTLYTFKHDYQEKCLFFSMMKSETTPELRKLFWHIGAKKESWRAFRVSMFELSAQERESLATESPELTKHLSSLTHCGILQEVSNPETAADYQLVDKPKMPSSELNIFRHPRKVNGYPISIFFDARSQRKEPRYRLNSPVSIETAQGDLISGKTIDLSKRGVYITLETPIVLKVGDPIKVDFIELKLYNKKLPLDQVPYQVARITPNGQRIQLAIQEDSKTIKIIRFFNRLIESNRDKLIENDEVRPSLELLEGLHHILLDKIVCSPIFVERQGAYLKTTAIGVSSPLEPYQVLLAKLGHGEGYMSLDPIFKGHSNTLIAQPMKHVNGAQPHHFDIYFSVRKFGNRVQSIETRLLSDFTTIQERISFIQESLVMGDIYVLRYCAIAVFHPVAKLLRSDLDELSLINMHYAKNIEKSIASIVGYGEFFDITEEVLLRLEVN is encoded by the coding sequence ATGCAAAAAACAGAAATTAGATCTATCGCGGAAAAATTAATTCCAGCTTATAAGTCAGAGGATTTTGAAAAAATTCTGTCACAGATGACAGAAGGTGAACAGCCCTCTGTCAAATTACTTGTCAAAATGGAGTTGAATCGAGTCATGGGGCCTTGCACCAAGATCGTTGATCTCCGTGGCCGTGTTCAGGGTGAATGTCGAGAATATCTCCTGAATGGCCTACGTCACTGGCTCGATGATGTCGCTTTTAATGACTATTACAAATATATCAAAAAATTTGGTGGTTATACCGAAGGCGTGTGGGAAGCTCTTTATAATACCCGTAATAATTTTCGGGTAATGAAAGAGAGAAATACCGACAACCAGCCCAGTCTTACCGATTCAGATAGTCCTTTTGAAGTGGAGACGATTCAATTAGGCTACGATCTGAAGCGCCGAGAAAACCGGATGAAGCTTGCTTCACAGGTTGATATAACCTTATCAAATGGACAGAAGGTTGTTGCGGTCACACTCGATTTTTCTCCTTCTGGCGCAAAAATTAAAGTGCCAGCGGCATTTGATTATAAACTGGGAGAAAGCATCCAACTTTATTTCTCGGAACTAGAACAAAAACACCCGCACCTTGAAGCCCTCCAATCTCCAGTTGAGTACCGTATACTCGGTATCGATGAATCTCTTGAAAATGATGCGGTAAAATTTCTTCGATTGATCAAACTGACCGACACACAGGTGATTGAGCAAGTCATTCAGGAACACCTGTTCAATGAAACGCAAAAAGCGCGTCACGATAATCAAGACAAGATCATGCGGGCCAGAACCCGAGCTTACGAACACACATTTCTGAAACATGCTTGTCAGCTTCCGGTATTCTTTGAGGGAGATAAGCTCAAAGTTGTCCTTTTGACCGAAAGCAACCACAATATCTGGCAGTATTGGCATGATGAGCGAAATCAGCAGTCGCTGGGTAATCTATTTAACCAGCAACGGATGTCGCTTCTTGCGAAACAAGGTGTGAGCGAAAGTAGTAATACCCTCTATACCTTTAAACATGACTATCAAGAAAAATGTTTATTTTTTTCCATGATGAAGTCAGAAACAACACCCGAATTACGCAAATTATTTTGGCATATCGGTGCCAAAAAGGAGTCTTGGCGAGCTTTCCGAGTCTCAATGTTTGAGCTCAGCGCTCAGGAACGGGAAAGTCTTGCCACCGAATCACCGGAGCTGACCAAGCATCTTTCTTCGCTGACTCACTGTGGGATCTTACAAGAAGTCAGTAATCCAGAAACCGCTGCAGATTACCAGCTGGTCGATAAACCGAAAATGCCCAGCAGTGAATTAAATATTTTCCGCCATCCAAGAAAAGTAAATGGTTATCCTATTTCAATCTTCTTTGATGCCCGCTCTCAGCGCAAAGAGCCCCGCTATCGGCTGAACTCACCGGTCTCGATCGAAACCGCTCAAGGTGACCTCATCAGCGGCAAAACCATTGACCTGTCCAAACGGGGCGTGTACATCACTCTTGAAACGCCCATTGTTCTGAAGGTCGGTGATCCGATCAAGGTCGATTTTATTGAACTCAAACTCTATAACAAGAAATTACCGCTGGATCAGGTCCCCTATCAAGTCGCCCGCATCACGCCAAATGGTCAGCGAATCCAGCTTGCTATTCAGGAAGATAGTAAAACGATAAAAATCATTCGTTTTTTCAATCGATTAATTGAGAGTAATCGAGATAAATTGATCGAAAATGACGAAGTACGCCCCTCCTTAGAACTACTTGAGGGGCTGCATCATATTCTCTTGGATAAGATTGTCTGCTCACCAATCTTTGTCGAGCGACAGGGCGCTTATCTCAAAACCACCGCCATTGGGGTCAGTAGTCCACTCGAACCCTATCAGGTGTTGCTGGCAAAACTTGGACACGGGGAAGGCTATATGTCGCTGGATCCGATTTTTAAAGGACATAGTAATACCCTGATCGCGCAACCGATGAAACATGTTAATGGCGCACAACCTCACCATTTTGATATCTATTTCTCCGTCAGGAAATTCGGTAACCGGGTCCAATCGATTGAAACGCGCTTATTATCTGATTTTACAACCATCCAGGAACGAATCTCTTTTATTCAGGAATCGTTAGTTATGGGGGATATTTATGTTCTCAGATATTGTGCAATTGCGGTTTTCCACCCAGTGGCAAAATTGCTACGTTCCGATCTGGATGAATTATCACTGATTAATATGCACTATGCCAAAAATATCGAAAAATCAATTGCTTCGATTGTCGGTTATGGTGAGTTTTTTGATATTACCGAAGAGGTACTACTTCGTTTGGAAGTCAATTAG
- the serB gene encoding phosphoserine phosphatase, whose amino-acid sequence MNSQKTLLITQKTALAEQLQQRIQNVQANWILYSASLSPDFFTQFDELTGMFNPINRIWRVGHYDVALMAGDLTVSHENILQQLQVDYARVDALPDLSQPGLLLMDMDSTAIQIECIDEIAKLAGVGAEVSAVTERAMQGELDFEQSLRQRVAQLTGADANILAQVRAVLPLMPELRELISALKDFGWRTAIASGGFTYFSDYLQEMLALDFAQSNVLEIVDGQLTGKVLGEVVSAQTKADILRNLTRQYDLQSVNTVAVGDGANDLVMMDAAGLGIAFHAKPKVEAQAQSAIRYAQLGGILCILSASLVLRS is encoded by the coding sequence ATGAACTCGCAAAAGACATTGTTAATCACGCAAAAGACGGCACTCGCAGAACAGTTACAGCAACGGATACAAAATGTTCAGGCGAACTGGATTTTATACAGTGCCTCCCTGTCTCCTGATTTTTTTACTCAGTTTGATGAATTAACCGGCATGTTCAATCCGATCAATCGGATTTGGCGAGTCGGCCACTATGATGTTGCTTTAATGGCAGGTGATTTAACGGTCTCTCATGAAAACATCCTTCAACAGTTGCAGGTTGATTATGCCCGTGTTGACGCGCTCCCCGATTTAAGCCAACCGGGTTTGTTACTCATGGATATGGACTCGACAGCCATTCAGATTGAATGTATTGATGAAATCGCCAAACTGGCTGGGGTTGGTGCTGAAGTCTCAGCCGTTACAGAGCGCGCGATGCAGGGTGAGCTCGATTTCGAGCAGAGTCTCCGTCAGCGAGTTGCTCAGTTGACCGGTGCGGATGCAAATATTCTTGCACAGGTTCGGGCGGTGCTGCCTTTGATGCCGGAGTTGCGTGAGTTGATCTCAGCGTTAAAAGATTTTGGTTGGCGAACCGCAATCGCATCCGGTGGCTTCACTTATTTTTCTGATTATCTGCAAGAGATGCTCGCGCTGGATTTCGCGCAGTCGAATGTACTAGAAATTGTCGATGGTCAACTGACGGGTAAGGTATTAGGTGAGGTTGTTTCTGCGCAGACCAAAGCTGATATTTTACGTAACCTGACAAGGCAATATGATCTGCAGTCGGTCAACACCGTTGCAGTTGGTGATGGGGCGAATGATTTGGTGATGATGGATGCTGCCGGATTGGGAATTGCGTTCCATGCGAAACCGAAAGTTGAAGCTCAGGCCCAGTCTGCGATTCGCTATGCGCAGTTGGGCGGTATTCTCTGTATTTTATCGGCAAGCCTGGTATTACGGTCTTAA
- a CDS encoding YtjB family periplasmic protein, producing MSGSLFSLRVVLRIIAVLSVVMMFVFTAENSVMISKGNEKIQTNQLETLTKLLISQASLTASSFLAEQDEEKLKSLTNQLARDRLVFDATIYDAEGVQVAASDSALSVRDVLGLDTPLKTASIGRQQLVEPVLHDNNVIGFIRITFETGKVTAISDHHYRKSDRYMYLMILASFTSGILLTLLLRRQKRRTRQGENLLLKNAG from the coding sequence ATGAGTGGTTCCCTGTTTTCGCTACGCGTAGTTCTACGCATCATTGCTGTCCTCAGTGTTGTCATGATGTTTGTCTTTACGGCAGAAAACAGCGTGATGATAAGTAAAGGTAATGAAAAAATTCAGACTAATCAGTTGGAAACCCTGACCAAACTACTGATCTCACAGGCTTCACTTACGGCCAGTAGCTTTTTAGCAGAGCAGGATGAAGAAAAACTGAAATCGCTGACCAATCAACTGGCGCGAGATCGATTAGTGTTTGACGCAACAATTTATGATGCAGAAGGTGTGCAAGTTGCCGCCAGCGATTCAGCGCTCAGCGTCAGGGATGTTTTAGGTCTGGATACTCCGCTGAAAACGGCGAGTATTGGCAGACAACAATTGGTTGAACCGGTGTTACACGACAATAACGTGATCGGTTTCATTCGTATTACTTTTGAAACGGGGAAAGTGACAGCTATCTCTGATCACCATTACCGAAAAAGTGATCGTTATATGTATTTAATGATCTTGGCAAGCTTTACCAGCGGTATTCTACTGACCTTATTACTCCGTCGTCAGAAAAGACGCACCCGTCAAGGCGAGAATTTACTGTTAAAAAATGCAGGATGA
- the deoD gene encoding purine-nucleoside phosphorylase: protein MATPHINAEMGDFADVVLMPGDPLRAKYIAETFLDDVVQVCDVRNMFGYTGTYKGRKISVMGHGMGIPSCSIYVTELIKDFGVKKVIRVGSCGAVRSDVHVRDVVIGMGACTDSKVNRIRFKNHDFSAIADYQMVKAAEEAANARGVDVKVGNLFSAELFYTPDPDMFDVMDKYGIIGVEMEAAGIYGVAAEYGAKALTICTVSDHIKTGEQTTSQERQTTFNDMIEIALESVLIGDAQ, encoded by the coding sequence ATGGCTACGCCACATATTAATGCTGAAATGGGAGATTTTGCCGATGTCGTCTTGATGCCGGGAGATCCACTGAGAGCAAAATATATTGCTGAAACCTTTTTAGATGATGTCGTACAAGTTTGCGACGTGAGAAATATGTTCGGTTATACCGGAACGTATAAAGGGCGGAAGATCTCTGTGATGGGACATGGTATGGGGATTCCATCTTGTTCTATTTATGTCACAGAGCTGATTAAAGATTTTGGTGTCAAAAAAGTGATCCGGGTTGGCAGCTGTGGGGCGGTTCGTTCAGATGTTCATGTCCGTGATGTGGTGATCGGAATGGGTGCTTGCACCGATTCAAAAGTCAATCGTATCCGCTTCAAGAATCATGATTTTTCGGCTATCGCCGATTATCAGATGGTGAAAGCGGCTGAAGAAGCGGCCAATGCACGCGGTGTTGATGTGAAAGTCGGTAACCTGTTTTCTGCCGAGCTATTTTATACACCGGATCCAGACATGTTTGATGTGATGGATAAATACGGCATTATCGGTGTAGAGATGGAAGCTGCCGGTATTTATGGTGTGGCTGCCGAATATGGTGCGAAAGCACTCACAATTTGTACCGTATCCGATCATATCAAGACTGGTGAACAAACCACCTCTCAAGAACGTCAAACGACATTCAACGACATGATTGAGATTGCGCTTGAATCCGTGTTGATCGGTGATGCGCAGTAA
- the deoC gene encoding deoxyribose-phosphate aldolase has product MNELQSAAQRALTLMDLTTLNDDDTEEKVISLCQSAKTPFGTTAAICIYPRFIPIAKKTLREQGTPDIRIATVTNFPHGRDDIESALAETRAAVAYGADEVDVVFPYRALMNGDEQVGFDLVKQCKAACGDHVLLKVIIETGELKTEALIKQASEIAIRAGADFIKTSTGKVAENATPEYAKMMLEVIRDLDVADKVGFKPAGGVRTTQEAELYLSMADEIMGESWADSRHYRFGASSLLNALLATLEGTEVSQNSDSY; this is encoded by the coding sequence ATGAACGAATTACAGTCTGCGGCTCAACGGGCGTTAACCTTAATGGATTTAACTACGTTGAATGACGATGATACTGAAGAAAAAGTGATTTCATTGTGTCAAAGTGCGAAGACGCCTTTTGGTACAACCGCTGCTATTTGTATTTATCCTCGCTTTATTCCTATCGCTAAAAAAACGCTCCGGGAGCAAGGCACACCGGATATCAGGATCGCAACAGTTACCAACTTTCCTCACGGACGGGATGATATTGAATCTGCGCTTGCTGAAACCCGGGCTGCGGTTGCTTATGGTGCGGATGAGGTCGATGTTGTTTTTCCTTACCGTGCTCTGATGAACGGGGATGAGCAGGTTGGTTTCGACTTAGTCAAACAATGTAAAGCGGCTTGTGGTGATCATGTACTGCTAAAAGTGATTATTGAAACGGGTGAATTAAAAACAGAAGCACTGATTAAACAAGCTTCTGAAATCGCGATTCGCGCGGGGGCGGACTTTATTAAAACATCAACCGGGAAAGTGGCAGAAAATGCAACACCTGAGTATGCCAAGATGATGTTGGAAGTCATTCGCGATCTGGATGTCGCTGATAAAGTTGGTTTTAAACCAGCCGGTGGTGTTAGAACGACACAAGAAGCTGAACTTTATCTGTCGATGGCTGATGAGATCATGGGTGAATCATGGGCTGACAGTCGCCACTATCGTTTTGGTGCATCCAGTTTGTTAAATGCCTTATTGGCAACATTGGAAGGCACAGAAGTTTCTCAAAATTCTGATTCATATTAA
- a CDS encoding NupC/NupG family nucleoside CNT transporter, whose amino-acid sequence MGLFMSLVGMVVLLGIAFLLSDNRKAINFRTVGGAFAIQFLVGGFVLYNPWGRDLLAGLTAGVQNVINYGKDGTGFLFGSLVNFSVDGLGFIFAFQVLPAVVFFCSLIAVLYYIGIMPVAIKIIGGALQKALGTSRAESMSAAANIFVGQTEAPLVVRPYVPKMTQSELFAIMCGGLASIAGSVLAGYAAMGVRLEFLVAASFMAAPGGLLFAKIMKPETETPHAQELKDFDEGNDKPSNLIDAAASGASTGMQLALNIGAMLLAFIGLIALVNGMLGGIGGWFGMPELSLNLLLGWLFSPLAFIIGVPWSEATTAGSFIGQKIVLNEFVAYSNFVPYMGDHAQLVAATGQVMSEKTTAIISFALCGFANLSSIAILLGGLGGIAPNRRHDIARMGVKAVVAGTLSNLMAATIAGFFLSF is encoded by the coding sequence ATGGGCTTGTTTATGAGCTTAGTGGGAATGGTTGTTCTACTTGGAATTGCCTTCCTGCTTTCAGATAATCGTAAAGCGATCAATTTTAGAACGGTTGGTGGCGCTTTTGCCATCCAATTTTTAGTAGGTGGTTTTGTTCTTTATAACCCTTGGGGACGCGATCTTCTGGCGGGGTTAACCGCTGGTGTGCAGAACGTCATTAATTACGGCAAGGACGGTACCGGGTTCTTGTTCGGCAGCTTAGTCAACTTCTCGGTTGATGGATTGGGCTTCATCTTCGCGTTTCAAGTGCTTCCTGCTGTTGTATTCTTCTGCTCTTTAATTGCTGTACTGTATTACATTGGTATTATGCCGGTTGCCATTAAAATCATTGGTGGCGCGTTGCAGAAAGCATTGGGGACATCTCGTGCTGAATCCATGTCTGCTGCTGCAAACATCTTCGTCGGGCAAACCGAGGCGCCATTAGTCGTGCGTCCTTACGTACCAAAAATGACACAGTCTGAGCTATTCGCCATCATGTGTGGTGGTCTCGCTTCGATTGCGGGCAGCGTACTTGCCGGATATGCTGCGATGGGTGTTCGTTTGGAGTTTCTGGTCGCCGCGTCTTTTATGGCCGCACCGGGTGGTTTATTGTTCGCGAAAATTATGAAACCCGAAACTGAAACGCCACATGCTCAAGAACTGAAAGATTTTGATGAAGGGAATGACAAACCATCGAATTTGATTGATGCCGCAGCAAGTGGTGCATCGACAGGGATGCAGCTGGCGTTGAATATCGGTGCCATGTTACTAGCGTTTATCGGCTTGATTGCTTTAGTGAATGGTATGCTTGGCGGTATCGGTGGCTGGTTTGGGATGCCTGAACTCTCTTTGAACTTACTTCTTGGCTGGTTGTTCTCACCATTGGCCTTTATCATTGGTGTTCCTTGGTCTGAAGCCACAACGGCCGGTTCATTTATTGGGCAGAAAATTGTTTTGAATGAGTTTGTCGCTTATTCCAACTTTGTGCCTTACATGGGTGATCATGCTCAGCTTGTTGCTGCGACAGGGCAAGTGATGTCAGAGAAAACAACTGCAATTATCTCTTTCGCCTTATGTGGTTTTGCGAATTTATCTTCAATTGCCATTTTGCTTGGCGGTTTGGGGGGCATCGCACCAAACCGGAGACATGATATTGCCCGGATGGGTGTGAAAGCGGTCGTTGCCGGCACATTATCGAATCTAATGGCTGCAACGATTGCAGGATTCTTCCTCTCTTTTTAG